One window from the genome of Nicotiana sylvestris chromosome 9, ASM39365v2, whole genome shotgun sequence encodes:
- the LOC138877881 gene encoding secreted RxLR effector protein 161-like, producing MDETGSPGNQTMYRGIIRYLLYLTASRPAIAFSVGLCANFQSNPKESHLKAAKRILRYLKGTRDLVLYYPSGDSFNLIGYADAVYVGYLVDRKSTSEMAHFLGSCLISWGTRKQNSVALLIADAEYVAVTSCCAQFLWIKQQLEDFGVLTESVPLVCDNTSALNMAKNPVQHKRTKHINMRHHFLRDNVEKGLICMKFYSTEEQIADIFTKALSREQFERNRVKLGLLKPN from the coding sequence atggatgaaactggatctcctgggaatcaaaccatgtatagaggcattattagGTATCTTCTATATCTCACTGCCAGTAGACCTGCTATTGCTTTTAGTGTGGGGCTATGTgcaaattttcaatcaaatcccaaggaatctcacttgaaggctgccaaaagaatactgagatatctcaaaggaacacGGGACCTGGTGCTGTATTATCCTtcaggtgacagttttaatcttattgggtatgctgatgcagTTTATgtaggttatcttgtggacaggaaaagcacttctgaaatggctcacttcttaggttcatgtcttatctcttggggcacaaggaagcaaaattcagtggctctttTAATAGCTGATGCTGAATATGTAGCCGTAACATCCTGCTGTGCTCAGTTTCTATGGATCAAGCAGCAACTGGAGGACTTTGGGGTACTCACTGAGAGTGTGCCCCTTGtatgtgacaacaccagtgcactTAACATGGctaagaatccagttcaacacaaaaggacaaaACATATTAATATGAGGCATCATTTTCtgagggacaatgtggagaaagggctgatatgtatgaagttctATAGCACAGAAGAACAAATTGCAGACATTTTCACCAAGGCACTAAGTAGGGAACagtttgaaagaaacagagtgaagctggggcttttaaagcccaattga
- the LOC138877882 gene encoding secreted RxLR effector protein 161-like has translation MHYASEVHLKAAKRFIRYIKGTINYGVKFQKSQNLKLLGYSDSDWVGSVDDMKSTSGYCFSLGSRIFSWYSNKQDIVAQSTAEAEFVATTSATNQALWLRKILVDNQAAIAISHNPVFHGKNKHLNIKFFFLRDVQKNSDVTLLYCKTKEQLADIFTKSLPAKKFELLRQKLGVCIS, from the coding sequence ATGCATTATGCTAGTGAGGTGCATCTAAAAGCAGCCAAGAGATTTATCAGATACATCAAAGGGACCATTAATTATGGTGTCAAGTTTCAGAAGAGTCAAAATCTAAAACTACTTGGGTATTCTGATAGTGATTGGGTTGGATCCGTGGATGACATGAAAAGCACATCGGGGTATTGCTTCAGTCTTGGCTCAAGAATTTTTTCTTGGTATTCAAATAAGCAGGACATTGTTGCTCAATCTACTGCAGAGGCAGAGTTTGTGGCTACAACATCAGCAACGAATCAAGCATTGTGGTTGAGAAAAATATTGGTGGACAACCAAGCTGCGATAGCAATTTCTCACAATCCTGTATTTCATGGAAAAAATAAACACTTGAACATCAAGTTTTTCTTCTTGAGAGATGTGCAAAAGAACAGTGATGTCACTCTATTGTATTGCAAGACTAAGGAGCAACTTGCGGATATCTTCACCAAGTCTTTACCAGCCAAGAAATTTGAGCTCCTTAGGCAAAAACTTGGAGTTTGCATCTCTTAA